Proteins encoded by one window of Eremothecium cymbalariae DBVPG#7215 chromosome 1, complete sequence:
- the DUR12 gene encoding bifunctional urea carboxylase/allophanate hydrolase (similar to Ashbya gossypii ADR051C) has protein sequence MDYESCLGWTVEDWLKFHYKSSPDVSFERLVGLVNSQKVGAEADAAWISLVGEEHLERQWRVLQSRKNKRELVLYGVPVAVKDNIDVKGVLTTAGCPSFGYVAERDAGSVERLRDAGAIIIGKTNLDQFATGLVGVRSPYGKPCSVFSERHVSGGSSSGSASVVARGIVPLALGTDTAGSGRVPAGLNNLIGVKPTRGVVSCAGVVPACKSLDCVTVMALNLSDAERCLKVLVHCDPDSDEYSRPFIDNPLREFTGGGGTGGKVRIAIPREIPWFGDEENPVVYAKAIQDLRAIGAQVEAIDFSPFLELARCLYEGPWVAERYYALKEFYDSDPPRETLDLVVKGIVETAKGYDATDVFKFEYRRQNLLQQIRKVFREFDVLCVPTCPLNPTFADLEAEPILVNSRQGTWTNFVNLADLAALAVPAGFRSDGLPHGITFIGEKFTDYALLSLAEKYFGKAFPNGTRSYGKFVDRQVNTCDTVIGPKPQLKHSLKLAVVGAHMKGLPLHWQLEQVNATYLGCAKTSKLYKLYALPRTGPILKPGLRRVGEAENGSQIQLELYSIPIERFGEFMAMVPPPLGIGSVELESGEYVNSFICEEFGYKSKGAVDITVYGGFKPYVEQLNNELNDQKKPFKAVLVANRGEIAVRIIKTLKKLKITSVAIYSTPDKYSQHVLDADLAVSLEGHTAAETYLDMDKVIKAAKDTGAEAIIPGYGFLSENPTFVDRCVEAGIIFIGPSSNVIRKLGLKHSARELAEIAGVPLVPGSGLVTSVDEAKKIAYELHYPIMIKSTAGGGGIGLQKVDSEEDIAQVFETVQHQGKSYFGDSGVFLERFVDDARHVEIQVMGDGYGKAIALGERDCSLQRRNQKIIEETPAPNLPDAVRAKMRKAAESLCSFLNYKCAGTVEFIYDAKRQEFYFLEVNTRLQVEHPITEMVTGLDLVEWMLRIAADQAADFDDVNITVNGASIEARIYAENPVKDFRPSPGLLTEVQFPKWARVDTWISKGTRISAEYDPTLAKVIVHAKDRNEAILKMAKALDEVVIQGCITNIDYLRSIITSEMFKTAKVATKVLDSYAYKPRAIEITSPGAYTTVQDYPGRVGYWRIGVPPSGPMDSYSFRLANRIVGNHYKTPAIEITLNGPKILFHEGTVIAITGGTASSTLNGEDIDYNTPIEVKRGDELAIGKLTLGCRAYLAIRGGLDIPEFLGSRSTFALGNMGGFNGRVLKLGDVIFMNQLEYSMSTVHAPVSEPSPPPASLIPNICTKEWTIGVVCGPHGSPDFFHSKSIEKFFSEKWKVHYNSNRFGVRLIGPKPSWARKDGGEAGLHPSNAHDYVYAVGAINFTGDEPVIITVDGPSLGGFVCQAVVPEAELWKVGQLKPGDSIQFYAVSYESARKLKIAQDLALDSFQDGSLVTFNDDLALSRFEDPIMAELPKESDLSPKVTYRQAGDRYILIEYGENEMDLNISYRVNRLSSIVEKHKTIGIVEMSPGVRSVLVEFDGYKISQQELLRTLIAYESEIHFDKNWTIKSKIFKLPMAFEDSKTMESVKRYQETIRSNAPWLPNNVDFVAEVNGIRREEVRNMLYTARFMVLGLGDVFLGAPCAVPLDPRQRFLGTKYNPSRTYTPNAAVGIGGMYMCIYCIDSPGGYQLMGRTIPIWDKLQLGNVWGEHPWLLSPFDQVEFYPVSEAEIDILTEQAENGRFQVEVEESVFDNKEYLEWIDENIESIMQFQQSQGGEKADRFAELIQVANTELEKSSSSKMTVTIEYPDDAEMVYSEYSGRFWKSVVSVGDTVNKGDPLIVIEAMKTEMVVAASTEGKVYSILHKNGDMVDSGDLVVVLQ, from the coding sequence atgGACTATGAAAGCTGTTTGGGCTGGACGGTGGAGGATTGGTTGAAGTTTCATTATAAGAGTAGTCCGGATGTATCTTTTGAGCGGTTAGTTGGGTTGGTTAATTCGCAGAAAGTTGGTGCGGAGGCGGATGCGGCGTGGATCAGTTTGGTGGGGGAGGAGCATTTGGAGCGACAGTGGCGGGTATTGCAGAGCCGGAAGAATAAGCGGGAGTTGGTGTTGTATGGGGTTCCCGTTGCGGTTAAGGACAACATTGATGTGAAAGGTGTGCTGACGACGGCGGGGTGTCCGTCGTTTGGGTATGTTGCTGAGCGGGATGCCGGGAGTGTTGAGCGGTTAAGAGACGCAGGGGCGATAATTATTGGGAAGACGAATCTGGATCAGTTTGCTACCGGGTTGGTTGGGGTGCGTTCTCCGTATGGGAAGCCGTGTTCAGTGTTTAGTGAGAGACATGTTTCTGGGGGGTCTTCCAGTGGTTCGGCGTCTGTTGTTGCCAGGGGAATTGTGCCGCTGGCGCTGGGAACGGATACGGCGGGGTCAGGTCGGGTGCCAGCGGGATTGAATAATCTGATTGGGGTCAAGCCTACGCGGGGGGTTGTTTCTTGTGCCGGAGTGGTACCCGCTTGTAAGTCTTTGGATTGTGTTACAGTGATGGCGCTGAATTTGTCGGATGCAGAGAGGTGTCTTAAGGTTTTGGTGCATTGTGATCCAGATAGCGATGAGTATTCCAGGCCGTTTATTGACAATCCGCTGCGGGAGTTTACCGGCGGAGGTGGTACGGGCGGCAAGGTGCGGATAGCCATTCCTCGGGAAATACCCTGGTTTGGTGATGAGGAGAATCCTGTAGTTTATGCCAAGGCGATCCAAGATCTTAGGGCCATAGGTGCTCAAGTGGAGGCGATTGATTTTTCGCCGTTCTTGGAACTCGCAAGGTGTTTGTATGAAGGGCCTTGGGTTGCGGAACGGTATTATGCGTTGAAGGAGTTTTACGATTCGGACCCGCCAAGGGAGACTTTGGATCTAGTGGTCAAAGGCATCGTGGAAACTGCAAAGGGGTATGATGCCACCGACGTGTTTAAGTTTGAATACAGGAGGCAAAATCTGTTGCAGCAGATACGTAAGGTTTTCCGAGAATTCGATGTTCTGTGTGTTCCTACGTGCCCGTTGAACCCAACTTTTGCTGATTTAGAAGCGGAGCCAATCTTGGTTAATTCTAGACAAGGTACATGGACCAATTTTGTCAACTTGGCTGATCTTGCAGCATTAGCAGTGCCGGCTGGGTTTAGGTCCGATGGGCTGCCTCATGGGATTACATTTATTGGGGAAAAGTTTACTGATTACGCTTTGTTATCTTTGGCtgagaaatattttggtaAGGCCTTCCCAAATGGGACCAGAAGTTATGGCAAGTTTGTTGATCGGCAGGTCAATACTTGTGACACGGTTATTGGTCCAAAACCTCAGTTGAAGCATTCTTTGAAGCTTGCTGTGGTAGGCGCCCACATGAAGGGATTACCTTTACATTGGCAACTGGAACAGGTCAATGCCACATACTTGGGGTGTGCGAAAACTTCCAAACTGTACAAACTTTATGCTCTGCCTAGAACAGGGCCTATTTTAAAGCCAGGGTTACGTAGGGTTGGTGAAGCTGAAAATGGGTCCCAAATTCAATTGGAACTTTATAGCATTCCGATCGAAAGATTTGGCGAATTTATGGCCATGGTCCCCCCACCGCTTGGAATTGGGTCTGTAGAATTGGAATCGGGGGAGTATGtcaattcttttatttgTGAAGAGTTTGGCTATAAATCTAAGGGGGCCGTAGATATCACGGTTTATGGTGGGTTCAAACCATATGTCGAACAGTTAAATAATGAGTTGAATGATCAAAAGAAACCCTTCAAAGCTGTTCTAGTGGCCAATAGGGGGGAAATTGCTGTTCGTATCATAAAAACATTGAAGAAGCTTAAAATAACCTCGGTGGCTATCTATTCAACTCCCGATAAGTATTCGCAGCATGTTTTAGATGCAGATTTGGCCGTTTCCTTAGAGGGACACACTGCAGCTGAAACTTATTTGGATATGGACAAGGTTATCAAAGCGGCAAAAGATACTGGAGCGGAGGCTATTATTCCCGGTTATGGCTTCTTATCCGAGAATCCTACTTTTGTTGATAGATGTGTTGAAGCTGGCATTATATTTATAGGCCCATCTAGTAATGTCATTCGCAAGTTGGGCTTGAAGCATTCAGCCAGAGAATTAGCCGAAATTGCAGGTGTGCCATTAGTGCCAGGTTCGGGTTTAGTTACTAGCGTCGATGAAGCCAAGAAAATTGCCTATGAGCTACATTATCCTATAATGATAAAGTCCACTGCTGGTGGCGGAGGCATTGGATTGCAAAAAGTAGATTCggaagaagatattgcTCAAGTCTTTGAAACTGTCCAACATCAAGGCAAATCATATTTTGGTGATTCTGGTGTGTTTTTAGAGAgatttgttgatgatgctAGGCATGTAGAGATTCAAGTAATGGGTGATGGATATGGTAAGGCTATTGCGTTGGGTGAGCGTGATTGTTCCTTACAGCGTCGtaaccaaaaaataatagaaGAAACGCCAGCTCCAAATTTGCCGGATGCTGTGAGAGCCAAGATGAGGAAAGCTGCAGAAAGCCTgtgttcttttttgaacTACAAATGCGCAGGGACTGTTGAATTTATCTACGATGCCAAACGCCAGGAATTTTACTTTTTAGAAGTCAACACTAGGCTGCAAGTTGAACATCCAATAACAGAAATGGTAACTGGTTTAGATTTAGTGGAATGGATGCTACGGATTGCTGCCGATCAAGCAGCcgattttgatgatgtgAATATAACAGTAAATGGAGCATCTATTGAGGCTCGTATATATGCAGAGAACCCAGTAAAGGACTTTAGGCCTTCTCCAGGCCTGTTAACGGAGGTTCAGTTTCCAAAATGGGCTAGAGTTGATACTTGGATATCAAAAGGTACACGAATTTCTGCAGAATACGATCCGACGTTGGCAAAAGTTATTGTTCATGCTAAAGATAGGAATGAGGCCATCTTAAAAATGGCAAAGGCTTTAGATGAAGTAGTTATTCAGGGATGTATAACGAATATTGACTATTTGAGAAGCATTATAACATCCGAAATGTTTAAAACAGCAAAAGTCGCAACAAAGGTTTTGGATTCTTACGCATATAAACCTCGTGCGATTGAGATAACTTCACCAGGTGCATACACAACTGTCCAAGATTATCCTGGACGAGTTGGCTACTGGAGAATTGGTGTTCCACCATCTGGACCAATGGATTCCTATTCTTTCAGGTTGGCCAATAGAATTGTTGGTAACCACTATAAAACACCAGCAATTGAAATCACATTGAATGGAcccaaaatattattccaTGAGGGAACCGTTATTGCGATCACTGGTGGCACTGCGTCTTCTACGTTAAATGGCGAGGATATTGATTATAACACACCAATAGAGGTCAAACGAGGCGATGAACTTGCAATTGGAAAATTGACGCTTGGTTGTAGAGCATATTTGGCTATTAGAGGTGGCCTTGACATACCAGAGTTTTTAGGATCTAGATCTACATTTGCATTGGGAAATATGGGTGGTTTTAATGGCCGTGTTTTAAAACTTGGTGATGTTATATTTATGAATCAACTAGAATATTCCATGTCTACTGTCCATGCCCCTGTTAGTGAGCCTAGTCCTCCACCAGCTAGCCTAATTCCAAACATATGTACCAAGGAATGGACTATAGGTGTAGTATGTGGTCCACATGGATCTCCAGACTTTTTCCATTCCAAGTCAATTGAGAAGTTTTTCTCAGAGAAGTGGAAAGTACATTACAACTCTAATAGATTTGGCGTTAGGCTGATTGGTCCAAAACCATCATGGGCTAGAAAGGATGGTGGTGAAGCTGGTTTGCATCCTTCAAATGCTCACGATTACGTTTATGCTGTTGGCGCTATAAACTTCACTGGAGACGAGCCTGTGATTATAACTGTCGATGGGCCTTCTTTGGGTGGTTTCGTTTGTCAGGCTGTGGTCCCAGAAGCAGAGCTATGGAAAGTTGGCCAATTGAAACCTGGTGATTCAATTCAGTTTTATGCAGTCTCCTACGAATCTGCGAGAAAGCTTAAAATTGCGCAGGATCTGGCCCTCGATTCATTTCAAGATGGAAGTCTTGTAACATTCAATGATGATTTGGCACTATCCAGATTTGAGGACCCGATCATGGCTGAACTGCCTAAAGAGTCCGATTTATCCCCCAAGGTTACATATCGTCAAGCTGGTGATCGTTATATTCTCATTGAATATGGGGAAAATGAAATGGATTTAAACATTTCTTATCGGGTTAACCGTTTGAGTTCTATAGTCGAGAAGCATAAAACAATTGGTATTGTAGAGATGTCTCCGGGTGTTAGATCTGTGCTGGTTGAATTCGATGGTTATAAGATAAGCCAGCAGGAGTTATTAAGGACTTTAATTGCGTATGAATCTGAGATTCATTTTGACAAGAACTGGACTATAAAAtcgaaaatttttaagCTTCCAATGGCTTTCGAAGACTCTAAAACAATGGAAAGTGTTAAACGTTATCAAGAGACCATTCGATCGAATGCTCCTTGGCTTCCAAATAACGTTGATTTCGTCGCAGAAGTTAATGGGATTCGTCGCGAAGAGGTAAGAAACATGTTGTATACCGCTAGGTTTATGGTCTTGGGTTTGGGAGATGTGTTTCTTGGAGCACCATGTGCAGTGCCCCTAGATCCACGGCAAAGATTTCTTGgtacaaaatataatccATCTAGGACATATACCCCAAATGCCGCTGTCGGGATTGGTGGTATGTACATGTGCATTTATTGTATAGATAGCCCGGGTGGTTATCAGCTGATGGGAAGGACCATTCCTATATGGGACAAATTACAATTAGGAAACGTCTGGGGAGAACATCCTTGGCTACTATCTCCATTTGATCAAGTAGAATTCTACCCTGTGAGTGAGGCCGAAATAGACATTTTGACGGAGCAAGCAGAGAATGGGAGGTTTCAGGTTGAGGTGGAGGAGTCCGTATTTGACAACAAAGAGTATTTGGAGTGgattgatgaaaatattgaatcAATAATGCAATTTCAGCAAAGTCAAGGTGGTGAGAAGGCGGACAGGTTCGCGGAACTGATACAAGTTGCCAACACAGAACTGGaaaaatcttcttcaagtAAAATGACAGTTACTATTGAATACCCTGATGATGCAGAAATGGTCTACTCTGAATACTCAGGTCGTTTCTGGAAATCTGTAGTCTCTGTTGGGGATACAGTGAACAAAGGAGACCCGTTGATTGTTATTGAAGCAATGAAAACAGAAATggttgttgctgcttcGACCGAAGGTAAGGTGTACAGCATCCTCCATAAAAATGGAGATATGGTTGACTCAGGTGATTTAGTTGTTGTGTTACAATAA
- the SAY1 gene encoding steryl deacetylase (similar to Ashbya gossypii ADR047W), with protein MRHRVKKVCNVLSFFVKFYGLGVPNALLNAFWSKISRTKQQDSSLTSRLNLEVLKYANTGAIESFIRPLMARCVCWWYIKQTWGEGAAEKFEFDYVVKEDGLSRLGCLEKAKQFVGKPRTSKSRFLTRPSYHHHDDPIIFYLHGGAFGIGLSRFDYAFMSQVLDPLSEVFPELKALVMDYSCVTVDGENAFPIALMDTITIYREICKAYTNPRIWIISCNAGANLNLGLLQYLAEINDPGLVWPEKSFCISPWLNLSMFNHEEVDLVERTKDDNVMYNFMDRMSSAYLHGQEESSNKVNPYINIEANLNPELWTLILEKSKLHVAVIEGDILQSEIMNFIEQLHIPSTIVNAAYKPNSILKYMWPYEGDWALEDPIGRALVPFFLR; from the coding sequence ATGAGACATAGAGTGAAAAAGGTATGCAACGTGTTGAGTTTCTTTGTTAAGTTCTATGGACTTGGGGTTCCTAATGCCCTATTGAATGCATTCTGGAGCAAAATCAGTAGGACCAAGCAACAAGACAGTTCGTTAACGAGCCGTTTGAATCTGGAAGTGCTTAAATATGCGAATACTGGTGCTATTGAGAGTTTCATTAGGCCGCTGATGGCACGGTGTGTTTGTTGGTGGTATATCAAGCAGACGTGGGGCGAGGGAGCTGCTGAGAAGTTTGAGTTTGACTATGTGGTGAAGGAGGATGGGCTTTCTAGGTTAGGGTGTTTAGAAAAGGCGAAGCAGTTTGTTGGTAAGCCTCGTACATCCAAGAGTAGATTTCTTACCAGGCCTTCGTACCATCACCATGATGATCCgataattttttatttgcaTGGGGGAGCTTTTGGAATTGGTTTGTCTAGGTTTGATTATGCTTTTATGTCACAGGTGCTCGATCCTCTCTCTGAGGTATTCCCAGAACTTAAAGCGTTGGTTATGGACTACTCTTGTGTTACAGTTGACGGTGAGAATGCCTTCCCAATAGCGTTAATGGATACTATTACCATATACCGTGAAATTTGCAAGGCTTACACTAACCCCCGGATATGGATTATATCCTGCAACGCTGGTGCGAATTTGAACCTGGGCCTATTGCAATACTTGGCAGAAATTAACGATCCTGGTTTAGTATGGCCAGAAAAGTCATTCTGTATATCACCTTGGCTAAATTTGTCGATGTTCAACCACGAAGAAGTCGATTTAGTTGAACGGACGAAGGACGATAACGTAATGTACAACTTTATGGACAGGATGTCTTCTGCATACCTTCACGGTCAAGAAGAAAGCTCTAACAAAGTAAATCCatatatcaatattgaAGCTAATCTCAACCCAGAACTATGGACTCTTATATTAGAAAAATCCAAGTTACATGTTGCTGTTATTGAAGGAGATATATTGCAGTCCGAAATCATGAATTTTATAGAACAGTTGCATATTCCTTCTACCATTGTAAATGCAGCTTACAAGCCAAATTCTATACTAAAATACATGTGGCCCTACGAAGGGGATTGGGCTCTCGAAGATCCAATCGGTCGCGCTTTAGTTCCATTCTTCCTCCGCTGA
- the KTR3 gene encoding mannosyltransferase KTR3 (similar to Ashbya gossypii ADR048W) — protein MHHPSKKKLLPKSAFLIRKYERQVRAVFIAFLIALTIMFIVHDPRVSTAGVDKRIKDTSRLLKPHTDEVQAVHYPQNNGAKAKAVILTLARNSDLWSLVTSIRHVEDRFNRNYGYDWVFLGEERFTDEFMEITSSLVSGKVKYGEIPHKHWSYPDLINQKKAQKSREDYGASAVLNGDSEWHIHLSRYESGFFWRHPLLKEYKWYWRVEPDVTIYCDINYDVFRFMEENNKKYGFILTGTEYQSTIPTLWEHIKEFKDKHPEYIKDDNLIEFISNDSGDTYNGCNFSSDFEIASLDFWRSKEYGAYFDHLDRTGGFFYELWDDSPIHSIAASLLLAKDELHFFDGFGYYHPNFLSCPLESSIRKQNQCICDPSRDQTWESNYFCNRKYMKARNLPLLKELGENKV, from the coding sequence ATGCACCATCCGTCtaagaagaagctgctgcCGAAGTCGGCGTTTCTCATTAGAAAGTATGAACGCCAAGTTAGGGCTGTATTTATTGCATTCCTTATTGCCCTCACTATAATGTTTATTGTTCACGACCCCCGGGTTAGTACCGCAGGAGTAGATAAAAGAATCAAGGATACAAGTCGTTTATTGAAGCCACATACTGATGAAGTGCAAGCTGTGCATTATCCGCAGAATAATGGAGCGAAAGCGAAAGCTGTGATACTAACATTGGCTAGGAATAGCGACCTTTGGTCTCTCGTTACTTCCATTAGACATGTGGAAGACAGGTTCAATCGAAATTATGGGTATGATTGGGTGTTTCTAGGTGAGGAGCGGTTTACAGATGAATTCATGGAGATCACTTCATCGCTTGTGTCTGGTAAGGTTAAATACGGAGAGATTCCTCATAAGCATTGGTCTTATCCAGATCTtataaaccaaaaaaaggcTCAAAAGTCAAGGGAAGACTATGGAGCTTCTGCCGTATTGAATGGTGATTCTGAGTGGCATATACATCTCAGTCGTTATGAATCCGGATTCTTTTGGAGACATCCGTTGCTCAAAGAGTATAAGTGGTATTGGCGTGTGGAACCTGATGTTACAATATATTGTGACATCAATTATGATGTTTTCAGGTTTATGGAAGagaacaacaaaaaatatggTTTCATACTTACCGGGACAGAATACCAATCGACGATTCCAACTTTATGGGAACATATTAAAGAGTTCAAGGATAAGCACCCTGAGTACATTAAAGATGATAATTTGATTGAGTTTATATCGAATGATTCCGGTGACACTTATAATGGCTGCAATTTCTCGtcagattttgaaatagCTTCACTTGATTTTTGGAGGTCAAAAGAGTACGGTGCATACTTTGATCATCTTGACAGAACAGGTGGTTTCTTTTATGAACTTTGGGACGATTCGCCCATCCATTCCATTGCTGCTTCCTTGTTACTTGCAAAAGATGAATTACATTTCTTTGATGGCTTTGGCTACTACCATCCTAACTTTCTATCCTGCCCACTTGAGAGCTCAAttagaaaacaaaaccaatgCATCTGTGATCCCTCTAGGGATCAAACCTGGGAATCAAACTATTTCTGTAACAGGAAGTACATGAAAGCACGTAACTTGCCACTACTTAAAGAGCTGGGCGAGAACAAAGTTTAA
- the MFM1 gene encoding Mfm1p (similar to Ashbya gossypii ADR049W) — MNRITHLVNKRVFHKMLALRVAYKSKSSIFAGARLSRWFYSTREQEPLQQLSVMLQKNLAHRNNVLSNQGSETLRCTVFNENGDLKSRIATEIKRDDILQKYGLLPRDLRKIEKSRRNDLVPIMLVRENCIMFSLLNIRALVKSDVVLLFDPMGVTLDSKAHTAFLNDLQIRLRNQGGQGIGIDPLPYEFRALESIFISAISNLTAELQVHSAVTKGILKDLEYSITKEKLKFLLVQNKKLGAFHKKSLLMGEMINELLEQDDVLSAMYLTDKKCGRPRDEADHNEIEMLLETYYTQVDEIVQSIKGMLSNVRTTEEIINIILDSNRNQLMLLGLRFSIGLFSMGAALFVASLYGMNLENFVEDGNISFILIVTVSLVSMSWLFVNTIKRLHKLQKMTLLGNR, encoded by the coding sequence ATGAATAGAATAACGCACTTGGTGAATAAGAGGGTTTTCCACAAAATGTTAGCATTACGGGTTGCATACAAAAGCAAGAGTAGCATATTTGCAGGAGCAAGATTGTCTAGATGGTTTTATTCTACCAGAGAGCAGGAGCCTCTTCAGCAGTTAAGTGTTATGTTACAGAAGAACCTTGCTCATCGAAACAACGTGCTTTCAAACCAGGGTTCGGAGACTCTAAGATGTACTGtatttaatgaaaatggagATTTAAAATCTAGAATTGCAACAGAAATTAAGCGGGATgatatccttcaaaaatatggGTTGCTACCTCGAGACTTGAGAAAGATTGAGAAATCAAGAAGGAACGATTTGGTCCCTATTATGCTTGTTCGTGAAAACTGCATTATGTTCAGCCTTCTAAACATCCGTGCCCTAGTGAAGAGCGACGTGGTGCTGCTTTTTGATCCCATGGGGGTGACATTGGATTCCAAAGCTCATACCGCTTTCCTCAATGATCTGCAGATAAGACTCAGGAACCAGGGCGGACAAGGCATAGGTATTGATCCCTTACCCTATGAATTCCGAGCATTGGAATCGATTTTTATTTCCGCAATATCTAATCTCACCGCAGAACTTCAGGTGCACTCTGCAGTGACCAAAGGTATTCTAAAAGATCTGGAATATAGCATAACGAAGGAGAAGCttaaatttttattagtaCAAAATAAGAAACTTGGTGCCTTCCACAAGAAATCTCTCCTAATGGGAGAGATGATCAACGAACTCTTGGAACAAGATGATGTGCTATCGGCAATGTACCTGACAGATAAAAAGTGTGGCAGGCCCAGAGATGAGGCCGACCATAACGAGATAGAAATGTTATTAGAGACATATTACACTCAGGTTGATGAGATTGTCCAATCAATCAAGGGTATGCTTTCAAACGTGCGCACTACTGAGGAAATTATCAACATTATATTAGACTCCAACCGTAACCAGTTGATGTTACTCGGGTTAAGGTTTAGCATTGGCCTGTTTTCCATGGGGGCAGCTCTATTTGTGGCCTCGTTATATGGAATGAACTTAGAAAACTTTGTGGAAGATGGAAATATCAGTTTTATCTTGATCGTTACAGTAAGCTTGGTTTCGATGTCCTGGCTCTTCGTAAACACTATAAAGCGTCTACACaaattgcaaaaaatgACTTTACTAGGCAACCGATAG
- the FTH1 gene encoding Fth1p (similar to Ashbya gossypii ADR050W), giving the protein MFEIDKYFSFQIFFIFLRESLEIVIIISILLTIVKQAVIGVELSNQKGYVNDRLTVEEEAFLDRIGDLDNPESLSTRVSNHQLYQRLKVQIFAGGALGLFCCMVIGVFFIMFFYYVGSDLWSVSEHYYEGVLSILASIIISVMGLFFLRMGRLKETFRIKLASMIYSEHGNVQNMTHKGKVKLSEKYALFILPFVTSLREGLEAVIFVGGIGIDQPLTSIPLSMLLAVASSFMLGNFFFRSSCSFSLNICLIIATCFLYLISAGLFSKGVWQFELQRYIDLCNGQDMSEVGSGPGSYDISNSVWHVNCCNGERDGLWMVFTALLGWTNSATYGSVISYIVYWLVVIGILNLLMLEEQHGYIPIIPIKWQECRIRKRLELAKKAKALKIQQQTPASTDLFEPSGASNESVTSVTPLLFTSENNMN; this is encoded by the coding sequence ATGTTTGAGAttgataaatatttttcgTTCCAgatcttttttatattcctAAGAGAATCTTTGGAAATCgtcattattatttcaaTATTGTTGACGATTGTGAAGCAAGCTGTAATTGGAGTTGAATTATCCAATCAGAAAGGGTATGTGAATGATAGGTTAACTGTCGAGGAGGAGGCATTTTTAGATCGCATTGGGGATTTAGATAATCCGGAGTCTTTGTCGACTCGCGTTAGTAATCATCAGTTGTATCAGAGGCTCAAggttcaaatatttgcTGGTGGCGCTTTAGGGTTATTCTGCTGTATGGTAATAGgagttttttttattatgtTTTTCTATTATGTGGGATCTGATTTGTGGTCCGTTAGTGAGCATTACTATGAAGGTGTGCTTAGTATATTGGCCTCGATTATTATCTCAGTGATGGGTTTATTTTTCCTACGAATGGGGAGACTAAAGGAGACATTTCGGATTAAATTGGCATCCATGATATATTCTGAACATGGTAATGTTCAGAATATGACACACAAAGGGAAGGTTAAACTCAGTGAGAAATATGCATTGTTCATTTTGCCTTTTGTTACGTCACTAAGAGAGGGGTTAGAGGCTGTGATTTTTGTTGGTGGGATTGGAATTGATCAGCCATTAACTTCTATACCTCTTTCAATGTTACTTGCTGTTGCATCGAGTTTTATGTTGGgaaacttttttttcaggTCATCATGTTCGTTCtctttaaatatatgtcTCATAATAGCCACCTGTTTCCTTTATTTGATATCTGCTGGTTTGTTTTCTAAGGGAGTTTGGCAGTTTGAGCTACaaagatatattgattTGTGTAATGGCCAGGATATGTCAGAAGTGGGGAGCGGTCCTGGCTCTTATGATATATCGAATTCTGTTTGGCATGTCAACTGTTGTAATGGTGAACGAGATGGTCTTTGGATGGTATTTACTGCTCTTTTAGGTTGGACAAATAGTGCGACGTATGGTTCTGTTATTAGCTACATCGTTTACTGGTTAGTTGTTATTGGCATTCTTAATTTGTTGATGCTTGAGGAGCAGCATGGCTATATACCTATTATACCCATAAAGTGGCAGGAATGCAGAATCAGAAAAAGATTGGAATTGGCTAAAAAAGCGAAGGCTCTTAAGATACAGCAACAGACACCTGCCTCCACAGATTTGTTTGAACCTTCAGGGGCATCTAATGAGAGTGTAACTAGTGTTACACCCCTGCTTTTCACATCtgaaaataatatgaaTTGA